The following coding sequences are from one Pueribacillus theae window:
- a CDS encoding TRAP transporter large permease subunit codes for MTITKIPIYLADLLNGLSLPPALLFAIIVLMYLILGAIMDALAMVVITIPIILPLITAMGHDLIWFGVIIVILIELAMITPPVGMNCFVLRGAAPELSLGEIFKGAVIFXYSLTLLYFYRAICINMNMK; via the coding sequence ATGACGATTACGAAGATCCCGATTTACTTAGCCGATCTTCTGAATGGATTATCACTTCCGCCTGCACTGTTGTTTGCGATTATTGTCCTGATGTACCTCATTTTGGGAGCAATCATGGACGCGTTAGCGATGGTTGTGATCACAATTCCAATCATTCTGCCGCTTATCACTGCAATGGGGCATGATCTCATCTGGTTTGGTGTCATTATCGTTATACTTATTGAACTTGCTATGATTACACCACCTGTTGGCATGAACTGTTTTGTGTTAAGGGGAGCAGCGCCTGAGCTTTCATTAGGTGAAATCTTTAAAGGTGCTGTAATATTCANCTATTCCCTGACATTGCTATATTTTTACCGAGCAATATGTATTAATATGAATATGAAATGA